The following proteins come from a genomic window of Andrena cerasifolii isolate SP2316 chromosome 6, iyAndCera1_principal, whole genome shotgun sequence:
- the LOC143370442 gene encoding cuticle protein-like, protein MVSFASQTDRSTDQPIKQATMAFKFVAFAALVAAANAGLLPAAPLSYAPAAPLAYAAAAPVIAAKTVAVAPVAKTVDADYDPHPQYSYAYDVHDSLTGDAKSQQETRDGDVVQGSYSLIEADGTRRIVDYTADPVNGFNAVVRKEAAAAPLVAAAPVAKIATPIAKIAAPITYAAPAAQVAYAAPAAQIAYAAPVAKYAAAPVAYAAPVAKLAAAPALSYAAPALSYAAPFAKIASPLAYAAPAQAAYIH, encoded by the exons ATGGTATCATTCGCATCACAGACAGACAGATCAACAGATCAACCAATCAAGCAAGCTACAATGGCTTTCAAG TTCGTTGCCTTCGCCGCCCTGGTAGCAGCCGCCAACGCCGGGCTTCTGCCCGCTGCGCCTCTGTCTTACGCCCCAGCCGCACCCCTGGCTTACGCGGCCGCGGCGCCGGTGATCGCCGCCAAGACGGTAGCCGTGGCCCCCGTGGCCAAGACTGTGGACGCTGACTACGACCCTCATCCTCAATACAGCTATGCCTACGACGTCCACGACAGCTTGACCGGTGACGCCAAGAGCCAGCAGGAAACCCGCGACGGAGACGTTGTCCAGGGTAGCTACTCCCTCATCGAGGCTGACGGAACTAGGCGCATCGTCGACTACACCGCTGACCCGGTCAACGGATTCAACGCCGTCGTCCGCAAGGAGGCCGCCGCTGCTCCTCTTGTGGCCGCTGCACCAGTAGCCAAAATCGCCACCCCCATTGCTAAGATCGCCGCTCCGATCACGTACGCCGCACCAGCCGCCCAGGTCGCATACGCCGCGCCAGCTGCCCAGATCGCATACGCCGCGCCCGTAGCTAAATACGCTGCTGCGCCAGTTGCCTATGCTGCTCCAGTCGCCAAGCTGGCCGCCGCACCAGCGCTCTCCTACGCCGCACCCGCGCTCTCCTACGCCGCTCCATTCGCCAAGATCGCTTCACCCCTTGCTTACGCCGCCCCAGCTCAAGCCGCCTACATCCACTGA
- the Cpr2 gene encoding cuticular protein 2, whose product MVFKFVALATLVAAANAGVLSGAALSYAPAAPLAYAAPAAPLTYAAQAAPLAYAKTLAVAPITKAVVTKTVDADYDPHPQYSYAYDVHDALTGDAKSQQESRDGDVVQGSYSLIDADGTKRTVDYTADPVNGFNAVVRKEPAAVAVKAIAAAPVAHAAPLAYASPVAKLAPALYAAPAAKLAAPLTYAHAAPVAVAHAAPIAYSAHPAPIAYSAHPSPYAKLAAAPALSYAAAPALSYAAAPALSYAAAPAHYL is encoded by the exons ATGGTATTCAAG TTCGTAGCCCTCGCCACCCTCGTGGCCGCCGCCAACGCCGGTGTGTTGTCCGGAGCAGCTCTGTCCTACGCCCCAGCTGCACCTCTGGCCTACGCCGCCCCAGCTGCTCCTCTGACCTACGCTGCCCAAGCTGCCCCTCTGGCCTACGCTAAGACGTTAGCTGTCGCCCCGATTACCAAGGCGGTGGTCACCAAGACTGTCGACGCTGACTACGACCCCCATCCCCAGTACAGCTACGCCTACGATGTGCACGATGCCTTGACCGGCGACGCCAAGAGCCAACAGGAAAGCCGGGACGGTGACGTGGTCCAGGGCAGCTACTCCCTCATCGACGCTGACGGCACCAAGCGCACCGTCGACTACACCGCTGACCCAGTCAACGGATTCAACGCCGTAGTCCGCAAAGAGCCAGCCGCCGTCGCCGTCAAGGCCATCGCCGCTGCACCCGTCGCTCACGCTGCACCCCTGGCCTACGCATCACCAGTCGCCAAGCTTGCCCCAGCCCTCTACGCCGCGCCGGCCGCTAAACTGGCCGCTCCTCTGACCTACGCCCATGCTGCCCCAGTAGCCGTCGCCCACGCAGCACCCATCGCCTACTCTGCCCACCCAGCACCCATCGCCTACTCTGCCCACCCATCGCCCTACGCCAAGCTCGCCGCTGCACCAGCTCTGTCCTACGCCGCAGCACCAGCTCTGTCCTACGCAGCAGCACCAGCTCTGTCGTACGCCGCTGCCCCGGCGCACTACCTCTAA